From Burkholderia sp. WP9, a single genomic window includes:
- a CDS encoding MFS transporter gives MSTQASTTAAANSPVKLTRGLIALFAFCCGAIVANLYYAQPITELIAPAIHMSGGTASLIVSLTQIGYAFGLFFLVPLGDLLENRKLMITTALVSIASLAAAAFAQQPAVFLGISLLVGFSSVAVQILIPLAAHLAPDESRGKVVGTIMSGLLLGILLSRPISSVVAGHFGWRAVFGSAAVLMAIVTSVLALTIPRRQPDHQATYFELIGSLGHLVRTMPVLRHRSFYQALMFASFSLFWTAIPVELTRQFGLSQTEIGIFALVGAIGATSAPVAGRLADAGHTVRATLIALVVGAFAYAPTLIHPAWGVLGLVATGIVLDFAVQMNMVLGQREIYALHAASRNRLNALYMTSIFVGGAFGSALASPLYEHGGWPLVAAVATAFPIVALAHYLVIGRPYAARHA, from the coding sequence ATGTCAACCCAGGCATCCACCACGGCGGCCGCCAACAGCCCCGTCAAGCTGACACGCGGACTGATCGCGTTGTTCGCGTTCTGCTGCGGCGCCATCGTCGCGAACCTGTACTACGCGCAGCCGATCACCGAACTGATCGCACCGGCCATCCACATGTCCGGCGGCACCGCCAGCCTGATCGTCTCGCTCACGCAGATCGGCTATGCATTCGGCCTGTTCTTTCTGGTGCCGCTCGGCGACCTGCTGGAAAACCGCAAGCTGATGATCACCACCGCGCTGGTGTCGATCGCCAGCCTCGCCGCCGCGGCGTTCGCGCAGCAACCGGCCGTGTTCCTCGGCATCTCGCTGCTGGTCGGCTTCAGTTCGGTTGCCGTGCAGATCCTGATTCCGCTCGCCGCGCATCTCGCGCCGGACGAATCGCGCGGCAAGGTGGTCGGCACCATCATGAGCGGCCTGCTGCTCGGCATCCTGCTGTCGCGGCCGATCTCCAGCGTGGTGGCCGGGCACTTCGGCTGGCGCGCGGTATTCGGTTCCGCCGCCGTGCTGATGGCGATCGTCACCAGCGTGCTCGCGCTGACCATTCCGCGCCGCCAGCCCGATCACCAGGCCACGTACTTCGAACTGATCGGCTCGCTCGGCCACCTGGTTCGCACGATGCCGGTGCTGCGTCACCGTTCGTTTTACCAGGCGCTGATGTTCGCTTCGTTCAGCCTGTTCTGGACCGCGATTCCCGTCGAGCTGACCCGCCAGTTCGGGCTCTCGCAAACCGAGATCGGCATCTTCGCGCTGGTCGGCGCGATCGGCGCGACCTCCGCGCCGGTGGCGGGCCGTCTCGCCGATGCGGGCCATACGGTGCGCGCGACGCTGATCGCGCTGGTGGTGGGCGCGTTCGCCTATGCGCCCACGCTGATCCATCCCGCGTGGGGCGTGCTCGGGCTTGTCGCGACCGGCATCGTGCTCGACTTCGCCGTGCAGATGAACATGGTGCTGGGTCAACGCGAGATCTATGCGTTGCACGCGGCGAGCCGCAACCGCCTGAACGCGCTGTATATGACGAGCATCTTCGTGGGCGGCGCGTTCGGTTCGGCGCTCGCCAGCCCGCTTTACGAACACGGCGGCTGGCCGCTCGTCGCCGCGGTCGCCACGGCCTTCCCGATCGTCGCGCTGGCGCACTACCTGGTGATCGGCCGTCCGTACGCCGCCCGCCACGCCTGA
- a CDS encoding redoxin domain-containing protein codes for MTVPLSRPAIPVLEAGMPAPDFTLQATPDQKITLSELRGAPVVIAFYPADWSPVCGDELGLFNAALAELRRLGAQLIAISVDSAWSHTAYATQRKLHFPLLSDFEPKGEVARSYGVYRAKEGVCERALFVLDGNGIVRWAYVSPITVNPGVDGILGALEQMNNSTQQDTP; via the coding sequence ATGACCGTACCGCTTTCTCGCCCCGCCATTCCCGTTCTTGAAGCCGGCATGCCGGCGCCGGATTTCACGTTGCAAGCCACACCCGACCAGAAGATCACCCTGTCCGAGTTACGCGGCGCGCCGGTGGTGATCGCGTTCTACCCGGCCGACTGGAGCCCTGTGTGTGGCGACGAACTCGGTCTTTTCAACGCCGCGCTCGCTGAATTGCGCCGGTTGGGGGCGCAACTGATCGCCATTTCGGTGGATAGCGCGTGGTCGCACACGGCATATGCAACACAACGCAAGCTTCATTTTCCGCTGCTCTCGGACTTCGAGCCGAAGGGAGAAGTCGCACGAAGCTATGGTGTGTACCGCGCAAAGGAGGGTGTTTGCGAACGCGCGTTGTTCGTTCTCGATGGGAACGGCATTGTGCGGTGGGCCTATGTTTCTCCCATCACCGTGAACCCGGGCGTCGACGGAATACTCGGCGCACTCGAACAAATGAACAATTCCACGCAACAGGACACGCCATGA
- a CDS encoding c-type cytochrome, giving the protein MTRKSRLLAGGGVVVVAALAVAFLLMWKPAIAPVSPPAPTSFDAQTRLAGARVVALGDCIVCHTAKGGKPFAGGLPLATPFGTIYATNITPDAETGIGNWSLEAFTRALRHGVARDGHLLYPAFPYIHFTRMSDTDISAAYAYLMTREPVNAVAPANELIFPLNFRPLLAFWNVLFLHPGAQQPEASKDAEWNRGKLLVDGLGHCASCHSPLNPIGGEKSGHAFDGGVVDGWEAPALNALGAAPKPWTQDQLVTYLRSGRASEHGAAAGPMLPVTRDLATVPVEDVQAIATYLLSIQKPQPLPASVSAANQDVQSAEAQRGATLFAASCAQCHGPAAPMQSIGERPTLAFSTAVNAATPRNAVQMILSGNGWHGEDSENYMPAFSQIYDDQQIADLAAYVRATYSQRGPWQDVEAMAAKVRKENNAR; this is encoded by the coding sequence ATGACTCGCAAGTCTAGACTGCTGGCGGGAGGCGGCGTGGTTGTCGTGGCCGCGCTGGCCGTCGCCTTCCTGCTGATGTGGAAGCCCGCCATCGCGCCGGTCAGCCCGCCCGCGCCGACCTCGTTCGACGCGCAGACGAGGCTCGCGGGTGCGCGTGTCGTCGCGTTGGGCGACTGCATCGTGTGCCACACCGCGAAGGGCGGCAAGCCATTCGCCGGCGGCCTGCCGCTCGCCACGCCGTTCGGCACGATCTACGCGACCAACATCACGCCGGACGCCGAAACGGGCATCGGCAACTGGTCGCTCGAAGCCTTCACGCGCGCGCTTCGTCATGGCGTCGCGCGCGACGGGCATCTGCTGTATCCGGCGTTTCCGTACATTCACTTCACGCGCATGTCCGATACCGACATCTCGGCCGCCTACGCGTATCTGATGACACGTGAACCGGTCAACGCGGTCGCGCCCGCCAACGAACTGATTTTCCCGCTGAACTTCCGGCCGCTGCTGGCCTTCTGGAACGTGCTGTTTCTGCATCCCGGCGCGCAGCAGCCGGAGGCGTCGAAGGACGCCGAGTGGAACCGCGGCAAATTGCTGGTGGATGGCCTCGGCCACTGCGCGTCGTGTCATTCGCCGCTCAATCCGATCGGCGGCGAGAAGTCGGGACACGCATTCGACGGCGGCGTGGTCGACGGCTGGGAAGCGCCCGCGCTCAATGCGCTCGGCGCGGCGCCCAAGCCGTGGACCCAGGACCAGTTGGTCACGTACCTACGTTCGGGCCGGGCCAGCGAACACGGCGCGGCGGCCGGACCGATGCTGCCCGTCACGCGCGATCTCGCCACCGTGCCCGTGGAGGACGTGCAGGCGATTGCCACCTATCTGCTGTCGATCCAGAAACCCCAGCCGCTCCCAGCGAGCGTGTCCGCTGCCAACCAGGATGTCCAGTCCGCCGAGGCGCAACGCGGCGCGACCCTGTTCGCCGCCTCCTGCGCCCAATGCCACGGACCCGCTGCGCCGATGCAGTCGATCGGCGAGCGCCCCACGCTTGCGTTCAGCACCGCCGTCAATGCCGCGACGCCGCGCAACGCGGTCCAGATGATATTGAGCGGCAACGGCTGGCATGGCGAAGACAGCGAGAACTACATGCCCGCCTTCAGCCAGATCTACGACGACCAGCAGATCGCCGATCTCGCTGCCTACGTTCGCGCGACCTATTCGCAGCGCGGCCCGTGGCAGGACGTCGAGGCGATGGCGGCCAAGGTCAGAAAGGAGAACAACGCGCGATGA
- a CDS encoding molybdopterin cofactor-binding domain-containing protein: MTVKEEDINEGRRRFLLSGALVVSFSMVPGVSAMAQEVIADEGAAVHIGKTTQTLAGSLKTNPYLDSWIRIDRAGNVTVYTGKVELGTGVRTALLQIAAEELDMAPSLITFLTADTGASPDEGLTAGSHTIADSGSALLNASAQVRGLLVDAAAQHFGVASTVLSARNAVIKAPDGRSMTYGEAVGLVDLHRMASPVSPLKNPATFDMIGTSLPRVDIPRKVTGGVSYVQDMMMPGMVHARVVMPPVYEARLVQTNTPAILKMPGVLKVIRNGSMLAVVAKGEWQAVQAQRALAAGSQWTAGRALPDPATVHRDLKTISTEHIEIANTHSITGTAVKTLGAKYTKRYMMHGSIGPSCSVALFKDGALTVWTHSQGVYPLRDGLAEMLAMPKDKIRCVHVEGSGCYGHNGADDVAAHAALIAREMDGQPVRVQWMREQENTWDHYTPAMVTEVSASLDASGSIVDWNYALWSSSHNERIVNAGRLIPAQLLEQPFAPAPSVPMVQPEGGGDRNAIPLYALPNMHVINNFSPTMPLHTSAMRSLGAHMNIFTIETFMDELAAAAGSDPVAFRLKHMQDPRARDVIKLAAAKFGWPRAPRKRNHGVGFAFAKYKNLMAYVAIAVEVSVVPETGQVILEHAEVAVDSGQIVNPDGIRNQIEGGVIQSASWTLYEQLQFDTKRIRSFDWSSYPILRFSAVPRSVNVHLIDRPGAPFLGAAEASMGPTAGALGNALFDATGKRLRDMPLAGESLRKLIDV; encoded by the coding sequence ATGACCGTCAAGGAAGAGGATATCAACGAAGGACGCCGCCGGTTTCTGCTGTCCGGCGCGCTCGTCGTGAGCTTCAGCATGGTTCCGGGCGTGAGCGCGATGGCGCAGGAAGTGATCGCGGACGAAGGCGCCGCCGTGCATATCGGCAAGACGACCCAGACGCTCGCCGGCAGCCTGAAGACCAACCCGTACCTCGATTCGTGGATCAGAATCGATCGGGCGGGCAACGTGACCGTCTACACCGGTAAGGTGGAACTGGGCACGGGCGTGCGCACCGCGCTGTTGCAGATCGCAGCGGAAGAGCTGGACATGGCGCCCTCGTTGATCACGTTTCTGACCGCCGACACGGGTGCGTCGCCCGATGAAGGTCTCACCGCGGGCAGTCACACGATCGCCGACAGCGGCAGCGCGCTGCTGAACGCTTCAGCTCAGGTGCGCGGGCTGCTGGTCGATGCAGCCGCCCAGCACTTCGGCGTCGCCAGCACGGTGCTGAGCGCGCGCAATGCGGTGATCAAGGCGCCGGATGGCCGCAGCATGACCTATGGCGAGGCGGTGGGACTCGTCGACCTGCATCGCATGGCCTCGCCCGTCTCGCCGTTGAAGAACCCCGCGACGTTCGACATGATCGGCACCTCGTTGCCGCGCGTGGACATTCCCCGCAAGGTGACGGGCGGCGTGAGTTATGTGCAGGACATGATGATGCCGGGCATGGTGCACGCCCGTGTGGTGATGCCACCCGTCTACGAGGCGCGGCTTGTGCAAACCAACACGCCTGCGATTCTGAAGATGCCGGGCGTCCTCAAGGTCATCAGAAACGGTAGCATGCTCGCCGTGGTCGCCAAAGGCGAGTGGCAAGCCGTGCAGGCGCAACGCGCGCTTGCTGCGGGAAGCCAATGGACGGCCGGGCGCGCACTGCCCGACCCCGCTACCGTACATCGCGATCTGAAGACGATCTCCACCGAACACATCGAAATCGCCAACACGCACAGCATCACCGGCACTGCCGTGAAAACGCTCGGCGCGAAATACACCAAGCGTTACATGATGCATGGCTCGATCGGGCCGTCCTGCTCGGTTGCGCTCTTCAAGGACGGTGCGCTGACCGTCTGGACCCATTCGCAAGGGGTCTACCCGCTGCGTGACGGGCTTGCCGAAATGCTCGCCATGCCGAAAGACAAGATCCGCTGCGTTCATGTGGAAGGATCGGGTTGCTACGGCCACAACGGCGCGGACGACGTGGCCGCGCACGCCGCGTTGATCGCGCGCGAAATGGACGGCCAGCCGGTGCGCGTGCAATGGATGCGTGAACAGGAGAACACGTGGGACCACTACACGCCCGCGATGGTGACCGAAGTCAGCGCCTCGCTCGACGCGAGCGGCAGCATCGTCGACTGGAACTACGCGCTGTGGAGCAGTTCGCACAACGAGCGCATCGTCAACGCCGGCCGGCTCATTCCGGCGCAGTTGCTGGAGCAGCCATTCGCGCCCGCGCCCTCGGTGCCGATGGTGCAGCCCGAAGGCGGCGGCGATCGCAACGCGATCCCGCTGTACGCGTTGCCGAACATGCACGTGATAAACAACTTCTCGCCGACCATGCCGCTGCATACGTCGGCCATGCGCTCGCTCGGCGCGCACATGAACATCTTCACGATCGAGACGTTCATGGACGAGCTGGCCGCCGCTGCCGGCAGCGACCCCGTGGCGTTCCGGCTGAAGCACATGCAGGACCCACGCGCCCGCGACGTGATCAAACTCGCCGCCGCGAAATTCGGCTGGCCGCGTGCGCCGCGCAAGCGCAATCACGGCGTCGGCTTTGCGTTCGCGAAGTATAAGAACCTGATGGCCTATGTCGCGATTGCCGTCGAGGTATCCGTCGTGCCCGAAACCGGTCAGGTGATTCTCGAACACGCTGAAGTCGCGGTGGATTCCGGACAGATCGTCAATCCCGACGGCATCCGCAATCAGATCGAGGGCGGCGTGATTCAGTCGGCAAGCTGGACGCTGTATGAACAATTGCAGTTCGATACGAAGCGGATTCGCAGCTTCGACTGGAGCAGTTATCCGATCCTGCGCTTCTCCGCGGTGCCGCGCAGCGTCAATGTGCATTTGATCGACCGGCCGGGCGCACCGTTTCTCGGCGCGGCGGAAGCGTCGATGGGACCGACCGCGGGCGCGCTCGGCAATGCGCTATTCGATGCCACCGGCAAGCGCCTGCGCGACATGCCGCTTGCCGGCGAAAGCCTGCGCAAACTGATCGACGTTTGA
- a CDS encoding trypsin-like serine protease has translation MEGTRHAELLTCDGNDTQWSLCFSPLDYFRRVVMPYHANRLRPLTRAELEVLSPLKATRENLRVTAKSIWSTTYVTVPPGVELAPKVKSERVDVRPDGQSLWKIGIEMSAGSTPGLPMGCTVQRHEKTDTMGQISGHPSFRPEWMDVRFIPKTGIRRPQPQMRDGKGRKVKPLTVFPGDARQVLFDTSWPWLLTGKIVTSDGTSGSGVLIGDRLVLTARHVMPWNSIGTGNWWMKFTPYYFDGTEPFGSSYVSDARHYGTDDTDFNLSHDYAVLRLYEPLGNRLGYIGTTSFDDGWRGLNVWENVGYPFDVAGGERPAVQSWQSFEDDYEDDDGQTLETEASLNHGNSGGPFFAWFENGSQVRACGVVSSEVSFDGDADNSVSGGDNLVNLVDWARANWPL, from the coding sequence GTGGAAGGCACCCGTCACGCCGAGCTGCTGACGTGTGATGGAAACGATACGCAATGGTCTCTTTGCTTCAGCCCCCTCGACTATTTCAGGAGAGTCGTGATGCCCTATCATGCGAACCGTCTGCGGCCGTTGACCCGTGCGGAACTGGAAGTCCTCAGCCCTCTCAAGGCAACCAGAGAAAACCTGCGTGTGACCGCGAAATCCATCTGGTCTACTACCTACGTAACTGTCCCCCCCGGCGTGGAGCTAGCGCCAAAAGTGAAAAGCGAGCGAGTTGATGTGCGCCCCGATGGTCAGAGCCTATGGAAAATCGGCATCGAGATGAGCGCCGGTTCGACGCCCGGACTGCCCATGGGCTGTACGGTCCAGAGGCACGAAAAGACCGATACGATGGGACAGATTTCCGGCCACCCGTCGTTCCGGCCGGAATGGATGGACGTTCGATTCATTCCCAAAACCGGCATTCGCCGTCCGCAGCCGCAGATGCGAGACGGAAAAGGGCGCAAGGTCAAACCGCTCACAGTCTTTCCCGGCGATGCACGCCAGGTTCTGTTCGATACAAGCTGGCCATGGCTACTGACGGGAAAGATCGTTACGAGCGACGGCACATCCGGTTCGGGCGTGCTGATCGGCGATCGCCTCGTTCTGACAGCACGCCACGTCATGCCTTGGAATAGCATCGGAACCGGCAACTGGTGGATGAAATTCACGCCGTACTATTTTGACGGTACGGAGCCATTCGGGTCGTCTTACGTCAGCGACGCCCGCCACTATGGGACCGACGACACGGACTTCAACCTGTCGCACGACTATGCGGTATTACGGCTATATGAGCCCTTGGGCAACCGGTTAGGCTATATCGGCACGACGAGTTTCGACGACGGCTGGAGAGGGCTGAACGTATGGGAGAACGTGGGTTACCCATTCGATGTCGCAGGCGGGGAGCGACCCGCGGTGCAAAGCTGGCAATCCTTCGAAGACGACTACGAAGACGACGACGGACAGACATTGGAAACGGAGGCGAGCCTGAACCACGGCAACTCCGGTGGCCCGTTCTTCGCATGGTTCGAAAACGGCAGTCAGGTTCGCGCGTGCGGCGTGGTATCGAGCGAAGTGAGTTTCGACGGCGACGCGGACAATTCGGTCAGCGGCGGAGACAATCTGGTCAACCTGGTCGACTGGGCGCGAGCGAATTGGCCGTTGTAG
- a CDS encoding (2Fe-2S)-binding protein, whose amino-acid sequence MINLTVNGVQHALDIDPSTPLLYALRNDLQLHGAKFGCGLGQCGACTVIVDGEAVFSCLVPVSSIGKRPVRTIESLGTIEHPGALQKAFIDHQAAQCGYCIAGMIMRAQALLDRNPRPTERELLDHMEPNLCRCGTHTRILAAIREVAHLPASDATAAKPQGAASHGGAQ is encoded by the coding sequence ATGATCAATCTAACCGTGAATGGCGTGCAGCACGCGCTCGATATCGATCCTTCCACGCCACTGCTCTACGCATTGCGCAACGACCTGCAACTGCATGGCGCGAAGTTCGGCTGCGGCCTCGGACAATGCGGCGCCTGCACCGTGATCGTGGATGGCGAAGCGGTGTTCTCGTGCCTGGTTCCGGTCTCGTCGATCGGCAAACGGCCCGTGCGCACGATCGAAAGTCTCGGCACGATCGAACACCCCGGTGCGCTGCAAAAGGCGTTCATCGATCACCAGGCGGCACAGTGCGGTTATTGCATCGCCGGCATGATCATGCGCGCGCAGGCGTTGCTCGATCGCAATCCGCGGCCTACCGAGCGCGAGCTGCTCGATCATATGGAACCGAACCTGTGCCGCTGCGGTACGCACACCCGCATTCTCGCGGCGATTCGCGAAGTCGCGCATCTGCCGGCAAGTGACGCGACGGCGGCGAAACCCCAAGGCGCGGCAAGCCACGGAGGCGCGCAATGA
- a CDS encoding thioredoxin domain-containing protein, whose product MSHLSAPVGSLDHIEGAFGAPVTLIEYGDFECPYCGAMYGVIKAVQQAMGPQLRFVFRHFPLTDMHAHALHAAQFSEAAATQGKFWEAHDILYENQTALSDTDLARYAAQLGLHARDLAAAFEGTYDGRIQHDFDSGLRSGVNGTPTLFINGQRYDGERDAETLLEALRAVARHA is encoded by the coding sequence ATGAGCCATCTCTCCGCGCCGGTCGGATCTCTGGACCATATCGAGGGTGCGTTCGGCGCGCCCGTCACGTTAATCGAATACGGCGATTTCGAATGCCCCTATTGCGGGGCGATGTACGGTGTGATCAAAGCGGTGCAGCAAGCCATGGGACCACAACTGCGATTCGTTTTCCGGCACTTCCCGTTGACGGATATGCATGCCCACGCGCTGCACGCCGCGCAGTTTTCGGAAGCTGCGGCGACTCAAGGCAAATTCTGGGAAGCGCATGACATCCTGTATGAAAATCAGACGGCACTGAGCGATACGGATTTGGCGCGGTATGCGGCGCAACTCGGCCTGCACGCGCGCGATCTGGCCGCGGCGTTCGAAGGCACTTACGACGGGCGTATCCAGCATGACTTCGACAGTGGCTTGCGCAGCGGCGTGAACGGCACGCCTACTCTGTTCATCAACGGCCAGCGTTATGACGGCGAGCGAGACGCCGAAACTCTGCTCGAAGCGCTGCGCGCCGTTGCCCGTCACGCGTGA
- a CDS encoding alkene reductase, whose protein sequence is MSPLLDGYDLSGLSLPNRVAMAPMTRSRAPLRGRPTEMMAEYYVQRASAGLIITEATNVSPASAAFDLTPGIITAEQIDGWRHITSQVHAAGGRIFMQLWHGGRVSSFALLGGAAPLSPSGVNDDLEQLQVWAQLHNGQYTKIHATPSRAMSLDEVKLAVDAFRQGAANAIAAGFDGVEVHAANGYLPHQFLSSTTNTRDDRYGGSVANRANFLRDILTEIGSVVPLDQVGVRISPYAHYNNVRDADPDTTYDYVGKMLDEFGVAYVHAADTNGWSGQPDLPRIIERMRRAFSGTLMVNGGISVEHAETLIREGQADLVAFARAYIANPDLVERIAAHAPLAAPKPTGWYAGDAAGYIDYPFHGSAGQGVEPGAARA, encoded by the coding sequence ATTTCGCCCCTGCTCGACGGCTACGACCTGTCGGGATTGAGCTTGCCGAACCGCGTCGCGATGGCGCCCATGACCCGCTCGCGCGCGCCGTTGCGCGGCCGGCCGACCGAGATGATGGCCGAGTACTATGTGCAGCGCGCGTCGGCCGGCTTGATCATCACGGAGGCCACGAATGTCAGTCCGGCCTCGGCGGCGTTCGACCTGACGCCCGGCATCATCACGGCAGAGCAGATCGACGGCTGGCGTCATATCACGAGCCAGGTGCATGCCGCGGGCGGCCGCATCTTCATGCAGTTGTGGCATGGCGGGCGCGTCAGTTCGTTCGCGCTGCTCGGCGGCGCAGCACCGCTCTCCCCTTCGGGCGTGAACGACGACCTCGAACAGTTGCAGGTGTGGGCGCAACTGCACAACGGCCAGTACACCAAGATTCACGCCACGCCGTCGCGCGCCATGTCGCTCGACGAAGTGAAGCTCGCCGTCGACGCGTTCCGCCAGGGCGCGGCCAACGCGATCGCCGCCGGTTTCGACGGCGTGGAAGTGCACGCGGCGAACGGCTATCTGCCGCATCAGTTCCTCTCGTCGACCACCAACACGCGCGATGACCGCTACGGCGGCTCGGTGGCGAACCGCGCGAATTTCCTGCGCGACATTCTCACGGAGATCGGCTCGGTGGTCCCGCTCGACCAGGTCGGCGTACGTATCTCGCCGTACGCGCACTACAACAACGTGCGCGACGCGGACCCGGACACGACCTACGACTACGTCGGCAAGATGCTCGACGAGTTCGGCGTCGCCTACGTGCATGCGGCGGATACGAACGGCTGGAGCGGCCAGCCGGATTTGCCGCGCATTATCGAACGCATGCGCCGCGCGTTCTCGGGCACGTTGATGGTCAACGGCGGCATTTCCGTCGAGCATGCCGAGACCTTGATTCGCGAAGGCCAGGCCGACCTTGTGGCGTTCGCTCGCGCGTATATCGCGAATCCCGATCTGGTCGAACGCATTGCGGCCCACGCGCCGCTCGCGGCCCCGAAGCCGACTGGCTGGTATGCAGGCGACGCGGCCGGCTATATCGACTATCCGTTCCACGGCAGCGCCGGCCAGGGCGTAGAACCAGGCGCGGCACGAGCATGA
- a CDS encoding EAL domain-containing protein: MSLIERNKPSLSRALGRVNIIGVAVALVISSVVLLVYEAVSLRGALADNARLQAAMVAENMSAPLIFRDSEVASEVLAHLGKLPYIESVAVFDAKGGRFARFVQRGLSEFEQNEGTEAAAQTQVRLSFKDVIVAAPVVQGGVRVGTVVLVATTDGMKAEFTRYACFLFLASACALWIASFVMSRTRARVIEAERQLEYFALTDPLTDLPNRRAFYDELAGCLRPAAGVSPQVTLVLIDLDDFKKINDTLGHGAGDELLRAVAHTLRGTVQQRDVVSRIGGDEFAVLATSDTDRIQSRRTAEKIVRSLGRSFELEGTMVPVTVSVGFSRYPDDAGDIASLVSSADIALYAAKGGGKNLAVEFRPKMTSEAQRRASLERDLREAVERDGLDIAYQPQFDCRTGRLVGVEALARWDHPSQGAISPAEFVQIAESSDLILSLGRWILNRACQDAVRWNHDAATSVSVSVNVSARQLRHQTFGADVLATLQETSLRPELLELELTESLLMENVTVAAEVMRTLRARGVRLSIDDFGTGYSSLSYLQTFPLNQLKIDRSFVKALPYSGQPIVTAIISMAHSFGLTVVAEGVEYPAQLAWLCDGGCDFVQGYLTGRPMTFTALIKALEEEREHFLAAERTESAGPVS; encoded by the coding sequence ATGAGCTTGATCGAACGGAACAAGCCAAGTTTGTCGCGCGCGTTGGGACGGGTCAACATCATCGGAGTGGCGGTCGCTCTGGTGATTTCGAGCGTTGTCCTGCTCGTCTACGAGGCGGTTTCGCTTCGAGGCGCGCTTGCGGACAACGCCCGGCTTCAGGCCGCAATGGTCGCGGAAAATATGTCGGCGCCACTGATCTTCCGCGACAGCGAGGTGGCGAGCGAAGTGTTGGCGCACCTCGGCAAGCTCCCCTATATCGAAAGCGTTGCAGTCTTCGATGCGAAGGGCGGTCGCTTTGCCCGCTTCGTTCAGCGAGGGCTATCGGAATTTGAACAGAACGAAGGCACGGAGGCCGCGGCGCAGACACAAGTGCGCCTTTCTTTCAAGGACGTGATCGTCGCCGCACCCGTGGTTCAGGGTGGCGTGCGGGTCGGCACGGTGGTCCTCGTTGCGACGACCGACGGAATGAAGGCGGAATTCACGCGCTATGCCTGCTTCCTGTTTCTAGCGTCGGCGTGTGCGCTGTGGATAGCGTCGTTCGTCATGTCGCGTACCAGAGCGCGCGTCATCGAGGCGGAACGACAATTGGAATACTTCGCTCTGACCGACCCGCTGACTGATCTGCCCAACCGTCGCGCTTTCTATGACGAACTGGCTGGCTGTCTGCGTCCGGCTGCGGGTGTTTCCCCGCAGGTGACACTTGTCCTGATCGATCTCGACGATTTCAAAAAGATCAACGATACGCTCGGACACGGTGCCGGGGACGAACTACTGCGCGCGGTAGCGCACACCCTGCGGGGCACCGTTCAGCAACGAGATGTCGTGAGCCGTATCGGCGGCGACGAATTCGCGGTGTTGGCAACTTCGGATACCGACCGGATCCAAAGCCGAAGGACCGCGGAGAAGATCGTGCGCAGCCTTGGGCGGTCGTTCGAACTTGAAGGGACGATGGTGCCCGTCACCGTGAGCGTGGGCTTTTCGCGGTATCCGGATGACGCCGGCGATATTGCGTCCCTCGTGAGTAGCGCGGATATTGCGCTCTATGCGGCCAAAGGCGGTGGTAAAAATCTTGCGGTCGAGTTCCGGCCGAAAATGACGTCAGAGGCTCAGCGGCGTGCGTCGCTGGAGCGCGATCTGCGCGAAGCGGTCGAGCGCGATGGGCTGGACATTGCCTATCAGCCGCAATTCGATTGTCGCACCGGGCGGTTAGTCGGCGTGGAAGCGCTTGCTCGTTGGGATCACCCTTCACAAGGGGCTATTTCTCCCGCCGAATTCGTGCAGATTGCGGAGAGTAGCGACTTGATTCTGTCACTCGGCCGATGGATTCTGAACCGCGCCTGTCAGGATGCCGTGCGGTGGAATCACGATGCCGCGACTTCTGTTAGCGTCTCGGTGAATGTATCGGCGCGACAGCTCCGGCATCAAACTTTCGGTGCCGACGTGCTTGCAACACTGCAGGAGACCAGTTTGCGACCGGAGTTGCTTGAACTTGAGCTGACCGAGAGCCTGTTGATGGAGAACGTCACGGTGGCGGCGGAGGTGATGAGAACGCTGCGTGCGCGAGGTGTGCGCCTGTCGATCGACGACTTTGGCACGGGCTATTCGTCTCTATCGTACCTGCAGACGTTTCCGCTCAATCAACTGAAAATCGATCGCAGCTTTGTGAAGGCGTTACCGTATTCGGGGCAGCCAATTGTTACAGCCATCATTTCGATGGCGCACAGTTTTGGTCTCACTGTCGTCGCGGAAGGGGTTGAATATCCGGCGCAACTGGCGTGGCTATGCGATGGCGGGTGCGACTTCGTTCAGGGTTATCTGACGGGTCGGCCAATGACATTTACCGCATTGATAAAGGCATTGGAGGAAGAGCGCGAGCATTTCCTCGCCGCCGAGCGCACTGAGTCGGCTGGACCCGTCTCATAG